A genomic window from Sulfurospirillum diekertiae includes:
- the uvrA gene encoding excinuclease ABC subunit UvrA: MIKIYGARENNLKNINLEIPKNKLVVFTGLSGSGKSTLAFDTLYAEGQRRYIESLSSYARQFLDRVGKPDVDKIEGLTPAIAIDQKTTSKNPRSTVGTITEIYDYLRLLYARVGKQHCHLCGKEISQMSVADIIEQVLKLPPETKLSILAPLVREKKGSFADMIESLRHKGYVRALIDGVMVRLDEEVELLKTKKHTIKVIIDRVVVRDENRDRIATDIEKALLESYGEVELDISNAEEVGLTTSHIHYSEHLACFDCKISFEPLEPLSFSFNSPKGACPTCDGLGIRYTLDLKKIINEHVSIEEGAIKIFYGFNKSFYAKFLQAFCEAAGINTKIPYEELEEHQQKAILHGGVEDATFFWKKHKLIRKWEGVIKIAYDMLKDEKELGDYMSEKTCDTCGGYRLKKESLAVRLAKKNIADILEFPIDQCLAFFQDEKNFASMKPQQKMISEPILKEIKERLFFLFDVGLGYISLGRDARTISGGEAQRIRIASQIGSGLTGVMYVLDEPSIGLHERDTLKLIRTLRSLQKKGNSVIVVEHDKETIKTADFIVDIGPGAGKFGGEVVFQGTNEELLKSNTLTAQYLNGTKVIHYRKNRKQERWIELNHVTINNIQNLDVKIPLGNLVAITGVSGSGKSSLILQTLLPVAKEYLNRAKKVNKVAGVECIGLDQLDKVIYLDQSPIGRTPRSNPATYTGVMDEIRALFAKTKEAQIRGYNVGRFSFNVKGGRCEKCQGDGEIKIEMHFLPDIMVKCDVCKGQRYNAQTLEIKYKGKSISDVLNMSVDEAYDFFKAIPKINQKIQTLSDVGLGYITLGQNAVTLSGGEAQRIKLAKELSKKDTGNTLYVLDEPTTGLHFADVDRLVKVLHHLTDMGNSVLVIEHNMDVIKNADYMIDMGPDGGSYGGRIIAVGTPFEVAQDASKTESYTGKFLAQELASEKKS, encoded by the coding sequence ATGATCAAAATTTACGGCGCTAGAGAAAATAATCTTAAAAATATCAATTTGGAAATTCCAAAAAATAAGCTTGTGGTTTTTACGGGCTTAAGTGGAAGTGGTAAAAGTACCTTGGCGTTTGATACGCTTTATGCAGAAGGGCAACGCCGCTATATCGAATCGCTTTCGTCGTATGCGAGACAGTTTTTGGATCGTGTGGGCAAACCCGATGTCGATAAAATCGAAGGGTTAACGCCTGCGATTGCGATTGATCAAAAAACGACGAGTAAAAACCCGCGCTCAACGGTGGGAACGATTACGGAAATCTATGATTACCTGCGCTTGCTTTATGCGCGTGTGGGAAAACAGCACTGTCATTTGTGTGGCAAAGAGATTTCTCAGATGTCGGTGGCAGATATTATCGAGCAGGTATTAAAACTTCCTCCTGAAACGAAACTTTCCATCTTAGCGCCATTGGTGCGTGAGAAAAAAGGTAGTTTTGCGGATATGATCGAGTCTTTACGTCACAAAGGTTATGTGCGCGCTTTGATTGATGGTGTGATGGTCCGTTTGGATGAAGAAGTCGAGCTTTTAAAAACCAAAAAACATACGATTAAAGTCATTATCGATCGTGTGGTGGTGCGTGATGAAAATAGAGACCGTATTGCGACCGACATTGAAAAAGCACTTTTGGAGAGTTATGGTGAAGTGGAACTAGACATCTCCAATGCTGAAGAAGTAGGGCTAACAACATCGCATATTCATTACAGTGAGCATTTGGCGTGTTTTGATTGTAAGATCAGTTTTGAACCCCTCGAACCACTTTCCTTTTCGTTTAACTCACCCAAAGGAGCATGCCCAACATGCGATGGTTTGGGCATTCGCTATACGTTGGATCTTAAAAAAATCATCAATGAGCATGTAAGCATCGAAGAGGGTGCGATTAAAATCTTTTACGGATTTAACAAAAGTTTTTACGCTAAATTCTTACAAGCTTTTTGTGAGGCTGCGGGTATTAATACCAAAATACCATATGAAGAGTTAGAAGAGCACCAACAAAAAGCCATTTTGCACGGTGGGGTGGAAGATGCGACCTTCTTTTGGAAAAAACATAAGCTAATTCGTAAATGGGAAGGTGTCATCAAAATCGCTTACGATATGCTCAAAGATGAAAAAGAGTTGGGTGATTATATGAGCGAAAAGACGTGCGACACGTGTGGTGGGTATCGTCTGAAAAAAGAGAGTCTAGCGGTTCGTTTAGCTAAGAAAAACATCGCCGATATTTTGGAATTCCCCATCGATCAGTGTTTAGCTTTTTTCCAAGACGAGAAAAATTTTGCTTCGATGAAACCACAGCAGAAGATGATTTCTGAGCCTATTTTAAAAGAGATCAAAGAGCGTCTGTTTTTCTTGTTTGACGTAGGATTAGGCTATATCAGTTTAGGACGAGATGCTAGAACGATCAGTGGCGGTGAGGCGCAGCGTATTCGTATTGCTTCGCAAATTGGCAGTGGGCTAACAGGTGTCATGTATGTGCTCGATGAACCTAGCATTGGTCTGCATGAGAGAGATACGCTTAAACTCATCCGAACGCTTCGCAGTTTGCAGAAAAAAGGCAATTCGGTGATTGTCGTTGAACACGATAAAGAGACGATTAAAACGGCTGATTTCATTGTCGACATAGGACCAGGGGCTGGAAAATTTGGAGGTGAAGTGGTCTTTCAAGGTACCAATGAAGAGCTTTTAAAAAGCAATACGCTCACCGCGCAATACCTTAACGGCACGAAAGTCATTCACTACCGCAAGAACCGCAAGCAAGAGCGTTGGATAGAGCTTAATCATGTTACGATCAACAATATTCAAAACCTTGATGTCAAAATTCCTTTAGGCAATCTTGTCGCCATTACAGGAGTGAGCGGTAGTGGTAAAAGCTCACTCATTCTTCAGACCTTGCTTCCTGTTGCCAAAGAGTATCTTAACCGCGCGAAAAAAGTGAACAAAGTCGCGGGGGTTGAATGCATTGGTCTCGATCAACTCGATAAAGTCATTTATCTGGATCAAAGCCCTATTGGCAGGACTCCACGAAGTAATCCTGCAACGTATACAGGCGTGATGGATGAGATTCGTGCACTGTTCGCTAAAACCAAAGAGGCTCAGATAAGAGGCTACAATGTGGGACGATTTTCGTTTAACGTTAAAGGTGGACGTTGTGAAAAGTGCCAAGGTGATGGTGAAATTAAGATTGAGATGCACTTTTTACCCGACATTATGGTCAAGTGTGATGTCTGTAAAGGTCAACGCTACAACGCACAAACATTAGAGATTAAGTATAAAGGGAAGTCTATCTCGGATGTTCTCAATATGAGTGTGGATGAAGCCTATGACTTTTTTAAAGCTATTCCTAAAATTAACCAAAAAATTCAAACACTCTCCGATGTTGGTTTGGGGTATATCACCTTAGGTCAAAATGCTGTGACATTGAGTGGTGGTGAGGCACAACGTATTAAACTAGCCAAAGAGCTGAGCAAGAAGGATACAGGCAATACATTGTATGTTTTGGACGAGCCAACGACAGGTTTACACTTCGCTGATGTGGACAGACTGGTAAAAGTGTTACACCATCTCACAGATATGGGTAACAGTGTATTGGTCATTGAACATAATATGGATGTCATCAAAAATGCAGATTATATGATTGATATGGGACCCGATGGAGGAAGCTACGGAGGGCGTATTATCGCAGTTGGAACGCCTTTTGAAGTTGCACAAGATGCCTCAAAAACAGAAAGTTATACGGGAAAATTTTTAGCACAGGAACTAGCATCAGAGAAGAAATCCTAA